The Mangifera indica cultivar Alphonso chromosome 8, CATAS_Mindica_2.1, whole genome shotgun sequence genome has a window encoding:
- the LOC123224270 gene encoding nuclear transcription factor Y subunit B-4-like yields MVDNTGNYLDRKSHKYNFSVAGARASCSSGEDGASSIKEQDRLLPIANVGRIMKQILPHNAKISKEAKETMQECVSEFISFVTGEASDKCHKEKRKTVNGDDICWALATLGFDNYADQLKRYLHKYREFEGQRANQNKAGGSEEKDEPSNVYRAEPTRKPAVSFSNQLNFNVTDRSNNSSGRF; encoded by the coding sequence ATGGTTGATAATACAGGCAATTATTTAGATAGAAAAAGCcataagtataatttttctgTTGCAGGTGCGAGAGCTAGTTGTAGTTCAGGTGAGGATGGTGCCAGTTCCATTAAGGAGCAAGATCGATTGCTTCCCATAGCTAATGTTGGGCGAATCATGAAACAGATTTTGCCTCACAATGCAAAAATCTcgaaagaagcaaaagaaaccATGCAAGAATGTGTATCGGAGTTCATTAGCTTTGTTACTGGAGAAGCATCAGACAAGTGTCACAAGGAGAAGCGAAAGACAGTTAACGGAGATGATATTTGTTGGGCTCTTGCCACTCTAGGGTTTGATAACTATGCGGATCAATTGAAAAGGTACTTGCATAAGTATAGGGAATTTGAAGGACAAAGAGCTAATCAAAACAAGGCTGGTGGCAGCGAAGAAAAGGATGAACCATCCAACGTTTATAGGGCTGAACCAACAAGGAAACCTGCCGtttctttttcaaatcaattgaaCTTCAATGTGACGGACAGGAGTAATAATAGCTCCGGCCGTTTTTGA